The sequence TGCCCAGGGAATCATTTCAAACAGATAGAAACCGAGAACACCACTTCCCACGTTGCAGAAAATTCTGCCAATGGAAATGGTTTCATTAAAACCATCGATTTCTACGAGAGAAGCAACCTTTTCTTCTCGGCCTTCACGGTCCTTGGCGTCACGCTTTGAATAGATGGCGCTGAAGGATGCCTTGACCAACGAAAAGCAAAAGGAAGTAAAGAGAAAGAGTACTAAGAAGGCTAACGCCCAACTTTCAGAGGATTCCATTAGTCTTTCTCCTTATAGGGATCAAGACCCAGGAATTCACATTCGCGGGCACGCATCACCTTGCGATCTGCAGCCTTGATATGGTCATAACCGGAAAGGTGCAGCAGGCCATGAACAATGACGCGTTTCATTTCGGCATAGAAAGTATTGCCGTATTCCGGAGCCTGGCGCTTCACCTGGTCGCGGGCGATGTAGATTTCACCCAGCATTTCATCGGCACCAGGGATTTCTTCGTGCCATTCAAAGGAGAGAACGTCGGTCACCTTGTCCAGGCCACGATAGTTCTTGTTCATTTCACGGACGAACTCGTCGGAGCAGAGGACGATGTTCACATCCTTTTCCTTGCCTTCTTCGGCAAGGAGTTCGCGAGCCATCTTTTCGAACTTGTCCTTATACGGGAAAGCCTCGATTTCCCCCTCGCAGAGGAATTCGATATTGTACTTGGGAGCGGCCTTCTTTACAGTTTTCTTGGAGGCCTTGTTTTTACTACTAGCAGGGTCCATTAAATATTGTACCACTTTTTGAGGACATCGATAATTGCTTCAGCCTGAGCCTTTCCAGTAATCTTGAACTTGCCCTGGGCCTTGAACATACCGTTCATCTTGCGATAACGACGGAGAGAAACCTTGGGTTCGCCGAAATCACCAGTCTTGGGATCCTTTTCCTGGTAGAGGAACATGACGGTAGGCCATGCACCCTTGGAGAGGATTTCCTTGTCCAGTTCCTTGATTACGTCTTCGCCAGATTCTTCATCGCTAAAAGCAACGGTCAATTCTTCTACGTCCATAATACATCCATTTTTGGAAATGTTATCTTTTTCTTACTTAGACCGGTTACGCCCGTCCAAGCTATCCTAAATAATAAATATATTTTACATAGTTTGGTTTTTCCTAGATGAGGCAATATGTCCTTTTCGCGCTTTTTTAGACTTTTCAGCATTGTTCTTGCCACTTTAGTAGCCTATTCTTTCGCTGCAAAAACAACTTATGGCAAGGTTCGTTCCCGAATTGGCGATGTCGGGCTACAAAAACCAAATACAAGTGAATGGGTCGAACCTCATGTAGGTACCAAGGTTCACGAAGGGGATTTGCTCAGAACCATGATGGAATCCCAGGTCATTGTGGGCCTCCCCGACGGAAGTTCAATCTCCATCGAAGAAAACTCCATCGTTTCCATGTCCGAACTCATCTCCGAAGACGGAAAAAACATTTCTACCACAGATATTAAGAAAGGTAAAGTTCGTTTCGACGTTCAAAAGCAGGCTAACAAGGAAAGTTCCATCAAATTCAAGACCGGAACTGCCGTGGCAGCCATTCGCGGAACCGAAGGTATCATCGGACAATCCCGTAACGGCAAGCTGATTGCAACCCTCCGCACAGGCCAGCTGGAAATTTCCACAGGAAACAAGGCTACTATAATCAATGGTGGCCAAACCGCAGTGCCCAAGGGTGAAGATCTTATGGTCCTGGACCTCGTCTCCTCTGGTACAACAGACTTTTTCGATGAATTGGACGAAATCCTTAGCGATTCTACCATAAGCGCCGATTCCCTGGGCAAAGTGATTTCCGAGAAGGATTCCCTCCTCACCCACATGAAGGACGCATTGAAGGGTAAGGTCAAGTGTGACTTTGCTCCGCTCCCAGACAAGGTGGCCGACACACTGGTTGTGGTCAAGGGAAAATGCGCCGCAGCCGATACCGTAGAAATTGCCGGTGAAAAACAGGCTTCCAACGGCAACGAAATGGAATTCAAGCCTACCTGGGATGTTGGCGCTATTGGCGAAAAGAAGTTCGCCGTAACTTGCCAAATTGGAAAGCTTCGTATTCACTGCGGTCAGCTAAACACTTTCTACGTAGGAAAGGCAAAGGAAGAAGAAACTATTGATTCCACCCTCCGCGCTCCCCTCCTCACCGTCGCAACCCAGTCCCCCATTTCCGTAAGCAACCCGGCAGCATTCACCATTGAAGGTTCTTTCAATACCGGCGACCCGGCAGCAACTTTGTTCGTAAAGATGGGAGCATACACCTCCCCCAACCTTGTACCGCTGAGCGCAAACGGTTCGTTCACCCATACGGTCAACGTCTCCGAAAAGAAGGGCAACTGGAACGAAAAGAGCGTTTCCGTGGAATATAATTCCAGCAAGCTTGGATCAAAGACAATCACCCTGGATCTTGACGTAGACAAGACAAGCAAATTGGTCAATACAGAAAAGCCATTCCTTACAGTAAAATCCGCAGACTCCCTGAAGTGCTACGCAAAGCTGACCTTAAATAACAGCAAGGGCGATGAAGTCATTTACAAGTCAATTTTCGATGATGAAACCACCATCGAAAGCATGCACTACAAGGGCAACGCCTCCATTAGGCAGGAACTGACTAGCGGCGTCCACAAGTACACCTTCACTGCAGAAGACCAGGCCGGAAACATCCATCAGGTGACAAAGACTTTGGGATGCTTCCCTCCGAGAAAGCACACCCTTGAAATCACCGGAGGAAACACTTATGAACGAATTCGTTCTCCTAAACCTCCTCAGGGATACCAAAGCAATTCCATCTATAGAAACCTGACGTTCAAAATTACAAACATTCCGAATAACGATCCCCGTTATATCAAGATGATTACCATTTCTCAAAAGGGAAAGAACAAGGTAATCTTGCGTCCCACGGATTTCCAGTCGAACATCTTCGACCATCAAGTAGAACTTCCCTACAACGCAAAGACGGATATCACAATCAAGGTGATTATGAAGAACGGTTCCATCCTGTCTGCAACAAAAACTTACGAGGTTAGATAATGAAAGCTCCTTTTTATCTTTCCGCCATCGCCCTTACCGCAAGCTTAACGGTCGCCCAGGACGAAGTTTCTGTTCCGCAGGAAGCCTTCGTCCCCGTGGCCACTCCCGTAGCAGAATCCGCTGCTGACGCAGTTGCCGAAGCAGCCGCACCTGCTGTTGAAACAGCAAGCGATTCCGTTGCTGCGCCTTCCGCTGAAACCGCAGCCGAACCTACCGCAGAACAAGTTGCAGAGACTGCCGAACCTGTCGCAGAACAGCCTGCAGAACCCGCTACTGAACAAGTGGTTGAAGCCAATGTGGCTGAAACTAATGTGACGGAAGCAAAAGAAGTTGTCGCAAACGAGGCAGCAACGAAACTCTCCGGCAACCTCCAGGGTTTCTTGAAAGCAGACGCGTCCCCCTATTCAATTGAGTCCAACGTCTTTGTTGAAAAGAACGCTGTTCTCGTTATTGAACCGGGCGTTGTCCTTCAGTTTGCTCCAGGCGCAGGCCTCTATGTGGAAGGCCAGTTGGTCATTGCAGGCACAGGTCTGCACAAGGTTACCTT comes from Fibrobacter sp. and encodes:
- the ybeY gene encoding rRNA maturation RNase YbeY, with protein sequence MDPASSKNKASKKTVKKAAPKYNIEFLCEGEIEAFPYKDKFEKMARELLAEEGKEKDVNIVLCSDEFVREMNKNYRGLDKVTDVLSFEWHEEIPGADEMLGEIYIARDQVKRQAPEYGNTFYAEMKRVIVHGLLHLSGYDHIKAADRKVMRARECEFLGLDPYKEKD
- a CDS encoding FecR family protein, with the protein product MSFSRFFRLFSIVLATLVAYSFAAKTTYGKVRSRIGDVGLQKPNTSEWVEPHVGTKVHEGDLLRTMMESQVIVGLPDGSSISIEENSIVSMSELISEDGKNISTTDIKKGKVRFDVQKQANKESSIKFKTGTAVAAIRGTEGIIGQSRNGKLIATLRTGQLEISTGNKATIINGGQTAVPKGEDLMVLDLVSSGTTDFFDELDEILSDSTISADSLGKVISEKDSLLTHMKDALKGKVKCDFAPLPDKVADTLVVVKGKCAAADTVEIAGEKQASNGNEMEFKPTWDVGAIGEKKFAVTCQIGKLRIHCGQLNTFYVGKAKEEETIDSTLRAPLLTVATQSPISVSNPAAFTIEGSFNTGDPAATLFVKMGAYTSPNLVPLSANGSFTHTVNVSEKKGNWNEKSVSVEYNSSKLGSKTITLDLDVDKTSKLVNTEKPFLTVKSADSLKCYAKLTLNNSKGDEVIYKSIFDDETTIESMHYKGNASIRQELTSGVHKYTFTAEDQAGNIHQVTKTLGCFPPRKHTLEITGGNTYERIRSPKPPQGYQSNSIYRNLTFKITNIPNNDPRYIKMITISQKGKNKVILRPTDFQSNIFDHQVELPYNAKTDITIKVIMKNGSILSATKTYEVR